One region of Juglans regia cultivar Chandler chromosome 4, Walnut 2.0, whole genome shotgun sequence genomic DNA includes:
- the LOC108987486 gene encoding transcription factor GTE12-like isoform X2 has product MTATEAMVANKKFNIKFSMKRIEATLACGLEQLESFVDECNHSSSRNKSNGAEMKKTRSIRPSDGGKKLDPAHLKAKPSMPGSRKRGPPQLEVCQKDKRLRMDRSLTYQCSTILKKLMTHPTGWVFNQPVDPVALNIPDYLLIITNPMDLGTIKSKLEKNMYFGSEEFAADIRLTFSNAMLYNPPDNSVHKMAQELNNVFETRWKSLMEKWNCESSKVGQVKLSSGRMKEAADTRQDAHKAPPLHNNLLHKKSLPSVEKIRSSDGGDVELTKTVWDHPAKLSGKDFYKGIANGSRHGCGSVNAEPPLSSIARTCVRCGVSACQCSLPCNATNASTSDLSSERSLDRDHRICGFDASRQAKSLPVSCINKSDSDSDDYEIACLSSHSTPPTTDAAPEGGYPYFDVQLSPKKAIRVAMLKSRFAETILKAQHKTLLDHGDKADTLKMQQEKEKLKRRQCEERARIEAQMRVAKAALQIKEEADLKHQREREREAARAALNKIKKAVHLEENVWIQKELDMLLGSSLSCSRSLLEQLGLFIKDEAMEYDEMDLYVDGEEGEIY; this is encoded by the exons ATGACTGCAACTGAAGCCATGGTAGCCAACAAGAAGTTCAACATTAAATTCTCCATGAAAAGAATAGAAGCCACTCTTGCATGTGGGCTGGAGCAGCTGGAATCATTTGTTGATGAATGCAATCACAGTAGTTCACGGAATAAAAGTAATGGAGCTGAGATGAAAAAGACTCGCAGTATTCGTCCTTCTGATGGGGGAAAGAAATTGGATCCTGCACATTTGAAGGCAAAGCCCTCTATGCCAGGCTCTAGAAAGCGTGGACCTCCACAATTGGAAGTGTGCCAAAAGGATAAGAGGCTAAGGATGGATCGTAGTCTGACTTATCAGTGTTCCACCATTTTGAAAAAGCTGATGACTCATCCAACCGGTTGGGTTTTCAACCAACCAGTGGATCCTGTGGCATTGAACATTCCAGATTACTTATTGATTATAACCAACCCCATGGATCTGGGAACAATAAAGTCTAAACTggagaaaaatatgtattttggCTCCGAAGAGTTTGCAGCTGATATCAGATTGACCTTTTCCAATGCCATGCTTTATAATCCTCCTGATAATAGCGTCCACAAAATGGCACAGGAATTAAACAATGTTTTTGAGACAAGATGGAAATCTCTTATGGAAAAGTGGAATTGTGAAAGCTCAAAGGTTGGGCAAGTGAAACTTTCAAGTGGACGAATGAAGGAGGCTGCTGATACGAGACAGGATGCTCATAAAGCTCCTCCTCTGCATAATAATTTATTGCATAAGAAGTCATTGCCATCCGTTGAAAAGATCAGGAGTTCTGATGGAGGAGATGTAGAA CTCACCAAAACAGTATGGGACCACCCAGCGAAGTTGTCAGGAAAAGATTTTTACAAAG GAATTGCCAATGGCAGCAGACATGGTTGTGGCTCTGTCAATGCTGAACCTCCATTGAGCTCAATTGCACGCACATGTGTTAGATGTGGTGTGAGTGCATGCCAGTGCAGCCTACCTTGTAATGCAACCAATGCATCCACAAGTG ATTTATCTTCGGAAAGATCATTGGACAGAGATCATCGCATATGTGGTTTTGATGCTTCCAGACAG GCAAAAAGCTTGCCGGTATCGTGCATAAACAAGTCAGATTCAGATTCTGATG ATTATGAAATTGCATGCCTTAGTTCTCACTCCACACCTCCTACAACAGATGCGGCTCCTGAAGGAG GATATCCATATTTTGATGTACAGCTGTCACCAAAGAAGGCTATACGGGTGGCAATGCTGAAGAGCCGATTTGCTGAAACTATTCTGAAAGCACAACATAAGACACTGCTGGACCAC gGTGATAAAGCCGATACTTTAAAGATGCagcaggaaaaggaaaaattgaaaaggaGACAGTGCGAAG AGAGGGCTAGGATTGAAGCCCAAATGAGAGTGGCAAAAGCGGCCTTACAAATAAAGGAAGAGGCTGATCTGAAGCATCAGCgggaaagggaaagggaagCTGCTCGAGCTGCACTTAACAAG ATTAAAAAAGCTGTTCATCTTGAGGAGAATGTGTGGATTCAGAAGGAGCTGGATATGTTACTTGGTTCTTCTTTGTCTTGCTCGCGATCCCTATTGGAGCAGCTTGGTTTGTTTATCAAAGATGAAGCCATGGAATATGATGAGATGGATCTGTATGTAGATGGGGAGGAAGGGGAGATTTATTAA
- the LOC108987487 gene encoding eukaryotic translation initiation factor 4E-1-like: MAVEEVLNSATTEEETNAITNTNPNPRSGGAADEEDEPEEGEILGGDEDSRQSTAAVVHQPHPLEHSWTFWFDNPSAKSKQAAWGSSIRPIYTFSTVEEFWSIYNNIHHPSKLTVGADFHCFKYKIEPKWEDPICANGGKWTTIFQKGKSDTSWLYTLLALIGEQFDNGDEICGAVVNVRARQDKIALWTKNASNEAAQLSIGKQWKELLDYNETIGFIIHEDAKKLDRGAKDRYKA; the protein is encoded by the exons ATGGCGGTGGAGGAGGTGCTCAACTCAGCAACAACTGAAGAAGAGACAAACGCGATCACAAAcacaaaccctaaccctaggtCAGGTGGAGCTGCAGATGAAGAGGATGAGCCCGAGGAGGGAGAGATCTTAGGGGGAGACGAGGACTCGAGGCAATCGACGGCGGCTGTGGTGCACCAGCCCCACCCGCTTGAGCACTCATGGACCTTCTGGTTCGACAAcccctccgccaagtccaagcaGGCAGCGTGGGGTAGCTCCATTAGGCCGATCTACACCTTCTCTACAGTCGAAGAGTTCTGGAG catttacaataatattcatCATCCGAGCAAATTAACTGTGGGAGCAGATTtccattgttttaaatataaaatagagcCCAAATGGGAAGACCCCATTTGTGCCAATGGAGGGAAGTGGACAACAATCTTCCAAAAAGGGAAATCCGACACCTCTTGGTTGTATACG TTGCTAGCACTGATTGGAGAACAATTTGATAATGGAGATGAAATTTGTGGAGCAGTTGTTAATGTCAGAGCTAGGCAGGACAAAATAGCTTTGTGGACCAAGAATGCTTCAAATGAAGCTGCACAg TTGAGCATTGGGAAACAGTGGAAGGAGCTTCTTGATTACAACGAAACAATCGGATTTATAATCCAT GAGGATGCAAAGAAACTTGACAGAGGTGCCAAGGATCGCTACAAAGCATGA
- the LOC108987477 gene encoding protein SRG1-like isoform X1: METETEVQVNFGKSIIVPSVQELAKEPISNIPPIYVRDDQDLSFLSSESSLPSVPVIDLERLVVEDSSSSELERLHSACKDWGFFQQVVNHGVSSSLLEEFRTEIENFFKLPYEEKKKLWQQADNHEGFGQLFVVSEDQKLDWSDMFYITTLPLNLRKSDLFEKLPPKLRNTLQAYSIEVKNLAMEILGHMAKSLKMDAEEMRELFSDGVQSMRMNYYPPCPEPDKAIGFTPHSDADALTILSQLTETEGLQIRKDGRWVPVKPLQNAFVVNIGDIMEIVSNGIYRSIEHRATVNSSKERLSIATFYSSKLDSELGPAPSLVGPHNPANFRRVPVEKYFKDFFDRKLNGKSYLDFMRIDNGEGNRC; encoded by the exons ATGGAGACAGAAACAGAAGTACAAGTTAACTTCGGAAAATCCATCATAGTACCTAGTGTTCAGGAGCTGGCCAAGGAACCCATCTCCAACATCCCACCTATCTATGTCCGAGATGATCAGGACCTTTCGTTCCTCTCCTCTGAGTCATCACTTCCATCGGTGCCGGTCATCGATCTTGAGAGGTTGGTTGTTGAAGATTCCTCCAGTTCTGAATTGGAGAGGCTGCACTCTGCTTGTAAGGACTGGGGATTCTTCCAG CAGGTTGTAAACCATGGAGTCAGTAGTTCCTTGCTGGAAGAATTCAGAACAGAAATTGagaactttttcaaacttccctatgaagagaaaaagaagctTTGGCAACAGGCAGACAATCATGAGGGCTTTGGGCAGCTCTTTGTAGTTTCAGAGGATCAGAAGCTGGACTGGTCTGACATGTTCTATATAACTACTCTTCCACTCAATCTGAGAAAGAGTGACCTATTTGAAAAGCTTCCCCCAAAGCTCAG AAACACCTTGCAAGCTTACTCTATAGAAGTGAAAAATCTGGCCATGGAAATCTTAGGTCACATGGCCAAATCTTTGAAGATGGATGCTGAGGAAATGAGGGAGCTGTTTAGTGATGGAGTTCAGTCTATGAGGATGAACTACTATCCTCCATGCCCTGAACCAGATAAAGCCATTGGGTTTACTCCACATTCGGATGCAGATGCTCTAACAATTCTCTCTCAGCTCACTGAAACCGAAGGTCTCCAAATCCGAAAGGATGGAAGATGGGTTCCAGTAAAACCtcttcaaaatgcttttgtagtCAATATTGGAGATATCATGGAG ATTGTGAGTAATGGCATTTATCGGAGCATCGAGCATAGGGCAACAGTAAACTCCTCAAAAGAAAGGCTCTCCATTGCTACATTTTATAGTTCCAAGCTAGATTCAGAGTTGGGACCTGCACCTAGCCTTGTTGGCCCTCATAACCCAGCAAATTTTCGACGGGTTCCAGTGGAGAAGTATTTTAAGGACTTTTTTGATCGAAAACTAAACGGTAAGTCATACCTTGATTTCATGAGAATAGATAATGGGGAAGGCAACAGATGCTGA
- the LOC108987477 gene encoding protein SRG1-like isoform X2 — protein sequence METETEVQVNFGKSIIVPSVQELAKEPISNIPPIYVRDDQDLSFLSSESSLPSVPVIDLERLVVEDSSSSELERLHSACKDWGFFQVVNHGVSSSLLEEFRTEIENFFKLPYEEKKKLWQQADNHEGFGQLFVVSEDQKLDWSDMFYITTLPLNLRKSDLFEKLPPKLRNTLQAYSIEVKNLAMEILGHMAKSLKMDAEEMRELFSDGVQSMRMNYYPPCPEPDKAIGFTPHSDADALTILSQLTETEGLQIRKDGRWVPVKPLQNAFVVNIGDIMEIVSNGIYRSIEHRATVNSSKERLSIATFYSSKLDSELGPAPSLVGPHNPANFRRVPVEKYFKDFFDRKLNGKSYLDFMRIDNGEGNRC from the exons ATGGAGACAGAAACAGAAGTACAAGTTAACTTCGGAAAATCCATCATAGTACCTAGTGTTCAGGAGCTGGCCAAGGAACCCATCTCCAACATCCCACCTATCTATGTCCGAGATGATCAGGACCTTTCGTTCCTCTCCTCTGAGTCATCACTTCCATCGGTGCCGGTCATCGATCTTGAGAGGTTGGTTGTTGAAGATTCCTCCAGTTCTGAATTGGAGAGGCTGCACTCTGCTTGTAAGGACTGGGGATTCTTCCAG GTTGTAAACCATGGAGTCAGTAGTTCCTTGCTGGAAGAATTCAGAACAGAAATTGagaactttttcaaacttccctatgaagagaaaaagaagctTTGGCAACAGGCAGACAATCATGAGGGCTTTGGGCAGCTCTTTGTAGTTTCAGAGGATCAGAAGCTGGACTGGTCTGACATGTTCTATATAACTACTCTTCCACTCAATCTGAGAAAGAGTGACCTATTTGAAAAGCTTCCCCCAAAGCTCAG AAACACCTTGCAAGCTTACTCTATAGAAGTGAAAAATCTGGCCATGGAAATCTTAGGTCACATGGCCAAATCTTTGAAGATGGATGCTGAGGAAATGAGGGAGCTGTTTAGTGATGGAGTTCAGTCTATGAGGATGAACTACTATCCTCCATGCCCTGAACCAGATAAAGCCATTGGGTTTACTCCACATTCGGATGCAGATGCTCTAACAATTCTCTCTCAGCTCACTGAAACCGAAGGTCTCCAAATCCGAAAGGATGGAAGATGGGTTCCAGTAAAACCtcttcaaaatgcttttgtagtCAATATTGGAGATATCATGGAG ATTGTGAGTAATGGCATTTATCGGAGCATCGAGCATAGGGCAACAGTAAACTCCTCAAAAGAAAGGCTCTCCATTGCTACATTTTATAGTTCCAAGCTAGATTCAGAGTTGGGACCTGCACCTAGCCTTGTTGGCCCTCATAACCCAGCAAATTTTCGACGGGTTCCAGTGGAGAAGTATTTTAAGGACTTTTTTGATCGAAAACTAAACGGTAAGTCATACCTTGATTTCATGAGAATAGATAATGGGGAAGGCAACAGATGCTGA
- the LOC108987486 gene encoding transcription factor GTE12-like isoform X1, which translates to MTATEAMVANKKFNIKFSMKRIEATLACGLEQLESFVDECNHSSSRNKSNGAEMKKTRSIRPSDGGKKLDPAHLKAKPSMPGSRKRGPPQLEVCQKDKRLRMDRSLTYQCSTILKKLMTHPTGWVFNQPVDPVALNIPDYLLIITNPMDLGTIKSKLEKNMYFGSEEFAADIRLTFSNAMLYNPPDNSVHKMAQELNNVFETRWKSLMEKWNCESSKVGQVKLSSGRMKEAADTRQDAHKAPPLHNNLLHKKSLPSVEKIRSSDGGDVELTKTVWDHPAKLSGKDFYKGIANGSRHGCGSVNAEPPLSSIARTCVRCGVSACQCSLPCNATNASTSDLSSERSLDRDHRICGFDASRQAKSLPVSCINKSDSDSDGAICVLDYEIACLSSHSTPPTTDAAPEGGYPYFDVQLSPKKAIRVAMLKSRFAETILKAQHKTLLDHGDKADTLKMQQEKEKLKRRQCEERARIEAQMRVAKAALQIKEEADLKHQREREREAARAALNKIKKAVHLEENVWIQKELDMLLGSSLSCSRSLLEQLGLFIKDEAMEYDEMDLYVDGEEGEIY; encoded by the exons ATGACTGCAACTGAAGCCATGGTAGCCAACAAGAAGTTCAACATTAAATTCTCCATGAAAAGAATAGAAGCCACTCTTGCATGTGGGCTGGAGCAGCTGGAATCATTTGTTGATGAATGCAATCACAGTAGTTCACGGAATAAAAGTAATGGAGCTGAGATGAAAAAGACTCGCAGTATTCGTCCTTCTGATGGGGGAAAGAAATTGGATCCTGCACATTTGAAGGCAAAGCCCTCTATGCCAGGCTCTAGAAAGCGTGGACCTCCACAATTGGAAGTGTGCCAAAAGGATAAGAGGCTAAGGATGGATCGTAGTCTGACTTATCAGTGTTCCACCATTTTGAAAAAGCTGATGACTCATCCAACCGGTTGGGTTTTCAACCAACCAGTGGATCCTGTGGCATTGAACATTCCAGATTACTTATTGATTATAACCAACCCCATGGATCTGGGAACAATAAAGTCTAAACTggagaaaaatatgtattttggCTCCGAAGAGTTTGCAGCTGATATCAGATTGACCTTTTCCAATGCCATGCTTTATAATCCTCCTGATAATAGCGTCCACAAAATGGCACAGGAATTAAACAATGTTTTTGAGACAAGATGGAAATCTCTTATGGAAAAGTGGAATTGTGAAAGCTCAAAGGTTGGGCAAGTGAAACTTTCAAGTGGACGAATGAAGGAGGCTGCTGATACGAGACAGGATGCTCATAAAGCTCCTCCTCTGCATAATAATTTATTGCATAAGAAGTCATTGCCATCCGTTGAAAAGATCAGGAGTTCTGATGGAGGAGATGTAGAA CTCACCAAAACAGTATGGGACCACCCAGCGAAGTTGTCAGGAAAAGATTTTTACAAAG GAATTGCCAATGGCAGCAGACATGGTTGTGGCTCTGTCAATGCTGAACCTCCATTGAGCTCAATTGCACGCACATGTGTTAGATGTGGTGTGAGTGCATGCCAGTGCAGCCTACCTTGTAATGCAACCAATGCATCCACAAGTG ATTTATCTTCGGAAAGATCATTGGACAGAGATCATCGCATATGTGGTTTTGATGCTTCCAGACAG GCAAAAAGCTTGCCGGTATCGTGCATAAACAAGTCAGATTCAGATTCTGATG GTGCTATATGTGTGTTAGATTATGAAATTGCATGCCTTAGTTCTCACTCCACACCTCCTACAACAGATGCGGCTCCTGAAGGAG GATATCCATATTTTGATGTACAGCTGTCACCAAAGAAGGCTATACGGGTGGCAATGCTGAAGAGCCGATTTGCTGAAACTATTCTGAAAGCACAACATAAGACACTGCTGGACCAC gGTGATAAAGCCGATACTTTAAAGATGCagcaggaaaaggaaaaattgaaaaggaGACAGTGCGAAG AGAGGGCTAGGATTGAAGCCCAAATGAGAGTGGCAAAAGCGGCCTTACAAATAAAGGAAGAGGCTGATCTGAAGCATCAGCgggaaagggaaagggaagCTGCTCGAGCTGCACTTAACAAG ATTAAAAAAGCTGTTCATCTTGAGGAGAATGTGTGGATTCAGAAGGAGCTGGATATGTTACTTGGTTCTTCTTTGTCTTGCTCGCGATCCCTATTGGAGCAGCTTGGTTTGTTTATCAAAGATGAAGCCATGGAATATGATGAGATGGATCTGTATGTAGATGGGGAGGAAGGGGAGATTTATTAA